The Carassius carassius chromosome 34, fCarCar2.1, whole genome shotgun sequence genome has a segment encoding these proteins:
- the cabp1a gene encoding calcium-binding protein 1a isoform X2 — MSFTLPKSESTTSLLRSSAPARSVAQPHDHPGARRIHHQRSAAAAASGAETADCEASSRRPLCHPSLVGTRNSAEKSHPQHSHSHGHALSTTHSQEDLSELPGGRERKTDRRHHHHHHHHHHHNRHHHHHRHRSTRDDLPQEPRPKHSHAARMPTRTQSFSESRDETALFFESPQLARPGSSSSREVCPASTASSSPVPASSSRSSRRSRRSGAASSEADFNLRPFLSSVFGQNRELRPEEIDELQEAFKEFDKDKDGFISCKDLGNCMRTMGYMPTEMELIELSQQINMNCGHVDFEDFVGLMGPKLLAETADMIGIKELRNAFKEFDTNGDGEISTGELREAMRKLLGQQVGHRDLEDILRDIDLNGDGRVDFEEFVRMVSR, encoded by the exons ATGAGTTTCACGCTCCCCAAAAGCGAATCGACGACCTCCTTACTGAGATCCTCCGCACCGGCCAGGAGCGTGGCTCAGCCGCACGATCATCCCGGAGCCCGGCGGATACACCATCAGCGCTCCGCGGCGGCAGCGGCATCTGGAGCGGAGACGGCGGACTGCGAGGCCAGCTCGCGGAGACCCCTTTGTCACCCCTCACTGGTCGGTACCCGAAATAGCGCAGAGAAGAGCCACCCACAACACTCCCACtcccatggacacgctctttccACGACTCACAGCCAGGAGGACCTGTCGGAGCTTCCAGGTGGAAGAGAGCGCAAGACTGACAGGcgacaccaccaccatcatcatcaccaccaccaccacaaccgtcatcatcaccatcaccgcCACCGGTCCACCCGGGACGACCTGCCTCAGGAGCCCCGACCCAAGCACTCTCACGCCGCTCGCATGCCCACCAGAACTCAGTCTTTCTCCGAGTCCAGGGACGAAACGGCTCTCTTTTTCGAATCACCTCAACTGGCTCGACCCGGGTCTTCGTCGAGCAGAGAGGTGTGTCCAGCCTCCACCGCCTCATCCTCGCCGGTGCCCGCGTCCTCCAGCCGCTCCTCACGCAGATCGAGGAGGTCCGGCGCTGCATCTTCGGAAGCGGACTTCAACCTGCGGCCGTTCCTCAGCTCCGTGTTTGGACAG AATCGAGAATTGAGACCAGAGGAGATTGATG AGTTACAAGAAGCGTTTAAGGAGTTTGATAAAGATAAAGATGGCTTTATCAGCTGTAAAGACCTGGGGAACTGCATGAGAACCATGGGCTACATGCCCACCGAGATGGAACTAATAGAACTAAGCCAACAAATCAACATGAACT GTGGCCATGTGGATTTCGAGGACTTTGTAGGGTTGATGGGACCTAAACTCCTAGCAGAGACAGCAGACATGATTGGGATAAAAGAGCTGAGAAACGCCTTCAAAGAG TTTGACACAAATGGAGATGGCGAAATAAGCACAGGAGAGCTAAGGGAAGCTATGAGGAAGCTGCTGGGACAACAG GTTGGTCATCGAGACCTAGAGGACATATTGAGAGATATTGACTTGAATGGAGACGGCCGAGTAGACTTTGAAG AGTTTGTGCGAATGGTGTCCCGCTGA
- the cabp1a gene encoding calcium-binding protein 1a isoform X1 has translation MSFTLPKSESTTSLLRSSAPARSVAQPHDHPGARRIHHQRSAAAAASGAETADCEASSRRPLCHPSLVGTRNSAEKSHPQHSHSHGHALSTTHSQEDLSELPGGRERKTDRRHHHHHHHHHHHNRHHHHHRHRSTRDDLPQEPRPKHSHAARMPTRTQSFSESRDETALFFESPQLARPGSSSSREVCPASTASSSPVPASSSRSSRRSRRSGAASSEADFNLRPFLSSVFGQNRELRPEEIDELQEAFKEFDKDKDGFISCKDLGNCMRTMGYMPTEMELIELSQQINMNLGGHVDFEDFVGLMGPKLLAETADMIGIKELRNAFKEFDTNGDGEISTGELREAMRKLLGQQVGHRDLEDILRDIDLNGDGRVDFEEFVRMVSR, from the exons ATGAGTTTCACGCTCCCCAAAAGCGAATCGACGACCTCCTTACTGAGATCCTCCGCACCGGCCAGGAGCGTGGCTCAGCCGCACGATCATCCCGGAGCCCGGCGGATACACCATCAGCGCTCCGCGGCGGCAGCGGCATCTGGAGCGGAGACGGCGGACTGCGAGGCCAGCTCGCGGAGACCCCTTTGTCACCCCTCACTGGTCGGTACCCGAAATAGCGCAGAGAAGAGCCACCCACAACACTCCCACtcccatggacacgctctttccACGACTCACAGCCAGGAGGACCTGTCGGAGCTTCCAGGTGGAAGAGAGCGCAAGACTGACAGGcgacaccaccaccatcatcatcaccaccaccaccacaaccgtcatcatcaccatcaccgcCACCGGTCCACCCGGGACGACCTGCCTCAGGAGCCCCGACCCAAGCACTCTCACGCCGCTCGCATGCCCACCAGAACTCAGTCTTTCTCCGAGTCCAGGGACGAAACGGCTCTCTTTTTCGAATCACCTCAACTGGCTCGACCCGGGTCTTCGTCGAGCAGAGAGGTGTGTCCAGCCTCCACCGCCTCATCCTCGCCGGTGCCCGCGTCCTCCAGCCGCTCCTCACGCAGATCGAGGAGGTCCGGCGCTGCATCTTCGGAAGCGGACTTCAACCTGCGGCCGTTCCTCAGCTCCGTGTTTGGACAG AATCGAGAATTGAGACCAGAGGAGATTGATG AGTTACAAGAAGCGTTTAAGGAGTTTGATAAAGATAAAGATGGCTTTATCAGCTGTAAAGACCTGGGGAACTGCATGAGAACCATGGGCTACATGCCCACCGAGATGGAACTAATAGAACTAAGCCAACAAATCAACATGAACT TAGGTGGCCATGTGGATTTCGAGGACTTTGTAGGGTTGATGGGACCTAAACTCCTAGCAGAGACAGCAGACATGATTGGGATAAAAGAGCTGAGAAACGCCTTCAAAGAG TTTGACACAAATGGAGATGGCGAAATAAGCACAGGAGAGCTAAGGGAAGCTATGAGGAAGCTGCTGGGACAACAG GTTGGTCATCGAGACCTAGAGGACATATTGAGAGATATTGACTTGAATGGAGACGGCCGAGTAGACTTTGAAG AGTTTGTGCGAATGGTGTCCCGCTGA
- the cabp1a gene encoding calcium-binding protein 1a isoform X3 → MTGLDAPLVKGFLVMDPSAEELNFLDGLYFINRELRPEEIDELQEAFKEFDKDKDGFISCKDLGNCMRTMGYMPTEMELIELSQQINMNLGGHVDFEDFVGLMGPKLLAETADMIGIKELRNAFKEFDTNGDGEISTGELREAMRKLLGQQVGHRDLEDILRDIDLNGDGRVDFEEFVRMVSR, encoded by the exons ATGACTGGTTTGGATGCACCATTAGTTAAAGGTTTTCTGGTAATGGATCCATCTGCAGAAGAACTTAATTTCCTGGATGGACTGTATTTTATT AATCGAGAATTGAGACCAGAGGAGATTGATG AGTTACAAGAAGCGTTTAAGGAGTTTGATAAAGATAAAGATGGCTTTATCAGCTGTAAAGACCTGGGGAACTGCATGAGAACCATGGGCTACATGCCCACCGAGATGGAACTAATAGAACTAAGCCAACAAATCAACATGAACT TAGGTGGCCATGTGGATTTCGAGGACTTTGTAGGGTTGATGGGACCTAAACTCCTAGCAGAGACAGCAGACATGATTGGGATAAAAGAGCTGAGAAACGCCTTCAAAGAG TTTGACACAAATGGAGATGGCGAAATAAGCACAGGAGAGCTAAGGGAAGCTATGAGGAAGCTGCTGGGACAACAG GTTGGTCATCGAGACCTAGAGGACATATTGAGAGATATTGACTTGAATGGAGACGGCCGAGTAGACTTTGAAG AGTTTGTGCGAATGGTGTCCCGCTGA